DNA from Candidatus Aminicenantes bacterium:
CAACGCCGACGACGCCGGGGTCTGGGCCCTCCGCGGCCGCGGTCCCTTCCAGGCCGTCGGATTCAGCCGCCGCGGCGAGGTCGAGCGCGGGGCGTTCGTCCGCAACGGTTCGATCATCCTCAGGCTCGAGGGAGCCGAGGAAGCGCTGATGCCGGTCGCGGAGATCGCCCTGTTCGGCGCCCACAACCGCGAAAACGTCATGGCCGCGGCCCTGGCCGGCCGCCTGATGGGCGTGCCGTCGCCCCGGATGCGCGAGTCCATCCGGACCTTCCGCGGCCTGGCCCACCGGCTGGAGCCGGTCCTGACCCACAACGGCGTCGAGTTCGTCAACGACTCCAAGGCCACGACGGTGGAAGCCGCCATCAAGGCTGTGGAAAGCTTCGAGCGGCCGATCGTCCTCATCCTGGGCGGCAAAGACAAGGGCACGGACTTCGCGCCCCTGCGGCCCGCCCTGGCCGGCCGGGTCCGCTCGATCGTCCTGGTCGGAGTGGCCAAGGACAAGATCCGTCGGGCCCTGGAAGGCGTCGCCCCGATGGCCGAAGCGCGCGATTACCGCGAAGTGGTGGAAGCCGCCTATGCCGCCGCCCGGCCGGGGGACGTCGTCCTGCTGGCTCCGGCCTGCACCAGCTGGGACATGTTCGCCGACTTCGAGCAGCGCGGCGAGACCTTCAAGCGCGAAGTCCGCCGGCTGGCGGGCGGCGCCGTTGGGGAGGAGGCCTAGCCATGGAGATGTTCCGACGCTACGGATTCGACTGGACGCTCTTCCTGGCCGCCCTCATCCTGGTCACGATCGGCGTCATCATGGTTTTCAACGCCAGCAGCGCCATCGCCACCGACAAGCTCAACAAGCCGTTCCATTTCGCCTTCAATCAGGTCGGCGGGGCCGCCTTCGGTTTTATCCTGATCCTCATCCTCGTCGCCGTGCGCAAGCCCTTTTACGAGAGCAAATGGGTCGTCTACGGCCTGCTCGGACTGACCTACGGGCTTCTGGCCCTCTGCCTGACCATGCCGGAGGTGGCCGCCACCCACCGCTGGATCATCGTCGCGGGCATCCGCTTCCAGCCCTCCGAGCTGGCCAAGCTGAGCCTGATCATCTTCCTGGCCCGGGTGATCTCCTCTTCCCGCGACCGGACGAACGACCTCAAGGTCTTCCTGCCGGCCGTCTTCGCCCTGGGCGGCGCGGTCCTGCTGATTCTGATCGAGCCCGACTTCGGGACGGCCCTGCTGACCTTCCTGATCGGTGCCCTGCTCCTCCATATCGGCGGCCTCCGTTGGAAGAACTTCTTCTACCTCGGCCTGATCTCCATCCCCGTGTTCGCTATGTTCATTCTCGTCGCCCAATACCGCATCGTCAGGGTCCTGGAGTTCTTCACCAAGAACAAGGACCTCCAGCGGGCCTCCTACCAAGTGGCCCAGTCCAAGCTGGCCGTCGGGGCGGGCGGGCTGTTCGGGGCCAGCTTCGGCGAAGGAACCCAGAAATACTTCCTCCCGGCGCCCCACACCGACTTCATCTTCTCGGTCATCGCCGAGGAGCTGGGCCTCATCGGAACGCTGGCCATCCTGGGCCTCTTCGCCGTCATCGTCTGGCGCGGCCTGACCATCTCGATGAAAGCGACTACCTATGTCTCCCAGCTCATCGCGGCCGGGATGACTTTCCTGCTGGCCATCCAGGCCCTGGTCAACGTCTCCGTTGTCCTGGGCTTGAGTCCGGCCAAGGGCGTGCCTTTGCCGCTCGTGTCCTTCGGCCGTTCCTCGCTTCTCTGCAGCCTCCTGGCCATCGGCATTCTGCTCCACATCTCCCAGCGCAAGGGCGAGGTCCGGGGAGCCTAATGGAGACGCGTCGGATCGTCATCAGCGGCGGCGGAACGGGCGGACATCTCTATCCCGCTCTGGTCTTGGCCGCCGCTCTGCGCGAGATCGACCCGGACCTCCAGATCGTGCATGTCGGATCCAAGCGGGAAGCCGAAAGGCGGATCATGGCCGCCCAGGGCGTACGCTTCGTGGCCCTGCCGATCGAGGGTCTCGCGGGCGGCGGCTGGAAAGCCCTGGCCGGCCTCGTCCGGCTCCCCGCCGCTTTCCTCAAGTCCTACCGCCTCCTGCGGCGCCTCAAGCCCGGCCTGGTCGTCGGCGTGGGCAGCTTCAGCTCGGGCCCGATCGTCTGGCTGGCCTCGCGGATGGGCCTCCCCACCCTGATCATGGAGCAAAACGTCCGGCCCGGCCTCACCAATCGCCGCCTGGCCGCCCGGGCCGACAAGGCGGTCGTGGCCTTCGAAGAGACGCTGGCCTCGTTCCCGAATAACGGCGTCCTCCTGGGCAATCCCGTCCGGCCCGAGTTCGCGGCTCTGCCGCGCAAAGCCCGGACCGACCGGCTTTCGATCCTTGTCTTCGGCGGCAGCCAGGGATCCCGGGTCCTCAACCGGGCCGTCGCCAACGCCCTCCCCCTCTTGACCCACCTCTCCGACCGGCTGGAGATCGCCCACCAGACCGGCCCGGCCGGGTTGAACGAGACGCGGCGGGCCTACGCCGAGAACCGCTTCGAACGGGCCGTGGTAGAGCCCTATTTCGACGACATGCCGGCCCGCTTCGGCCGGGCCGACCTGGTCATCGCCCGGGCCGGCGCGACGACCTGCGCCGAGCTCATCGCTTCGCGCCGGGCTTCCCTGCTCGTTCCCTTCGCCGGGGCGGCCGAGGGCCATCAGTCCGCCAACGCCGAGGCTCTGCGGGCCGCCGGCGGAGCCGAAGTGATCGAAGAGTCGGAGCTCACGCCGCTGCGGCTGGCCGAATGCATCCGCCGGTTCCTGTCCCATCCCCAAGCCCAGAGGGCCATGGAGGACCGGCTGGCCCCGCTGGCCAGGCCGGACGCGGCCCGTCGCATCGCCGACTTGTGCCTGGCGCTCATGGCCGGCGAACCCAAGGAGTGACCATGGTCAAGCCGACTTACCGCAAGCTCAAACACATCCACATGATCGGCATCGGCGGCACCGGGATGAACGGCATCGCCGAAGTTCTCATCAACCTCGGCTACAAAGTCACCGGCTCCGACGTCGGGACGAACGAGGCCACCCTCCGGCTGACCAAGCTGGGGGCCAAGGTCGCCCAGGGCCATCAAGCCGAGAATATCCACGGCGCCGACGTCGTCGTCACCTCGACCGCCATCAAGGAGGCGAACGTCGAGGTCCGGGAGGCCCGCCGCCTCCAGATCCCGGTCATCCCGCGGGCCGAGATGCTGGCCGAGCTGATGCGGATGAAGATGGGCATCGCCGTGGCCGGCTCGCACGGCAAGACCACGACGACGTCGATCATCGCCACCGTCCTGGACAAGGCCGGCTTCGAT
Protein-coding regions in this window:
- the murD gene encoding UDP-N-acetylmuramoyl-L-alanine--D-glutamate ligase, with the translated sequence MELRGRSVVIVGLARTGEALADFLLDEGARVTISDSKPREAMGPAADRFAARGAVIEADGHVPATFFGADLIIPSPGVPRLALILEARGKGVPVITEIELAYRFLKGTLIGITGTNGKSTTTTLIHKILHEAGRDAVLAGNIGTPLLSFIREGREDRVYVTEISSFQLEYIERFKVHLAVYLNLSPNHLDWHGGYEEYAAAKAKLIAGLGADDYAVLNADDAGVWALRGRGPFQAVGFSRRGEVERGAFVRNGSIILRLEGAEEALMPVAEIALFGAHNRENVMAAALAGRLMGVPSPRMRESIRTFRGLAHRLEPVLTHNGVEFVNDSKATTVEAAIKAVESFERPIVLILGGKDKGTDFAPLRPALAGRVRSIVLVGVAKDKIRRALEGVAPMAEARDYREVVEAAYAAARPGDVVLLAPACTSWDMFADFEQRGETFKREVRRLAGGAVGEEA
- the murG gene encoding undecaprenyldiphospho-muramoylpentapeptide beta-N-acetylglucosaminyltransferase; translated protein: METRRIVISGGGTGGHLYPALVLAAALREIDPDLQIVHVGSKREAERRIMAAQGVRFVALPIEGLAGGGWKALAGLVRLPAAFLKSYRLLRRLKPGLVVGVGSFSSGPIVWLASRMGLPTLIMEQNVRPGLTNRRLAARADKAVVAFEETLASFPNNGVLLGNPVRPEFAALPRKARTDRLSILVFGGSQGSRVLNRAVANALPLLTHLSDRLEIAHQTGPAGLNETRRAYAENRFERAVVEPYFDDMPARFGRADLVIARAGATTCAELIASRRASLLVPFAGAAEGHQSANAEALRAAGGAEVIEESELTPLRLAECIRRFLSHPQAQRAMEDRLAPLARPDAARRIADLCLALMAGEPKE
- a CDS encoding putative peptidoglycan glycosyltransferase FtsW, which translates into the protein MEMFRRYGFDWTLFLAALILVTIGVIMVFNASSAIATDKLNKPFHFAFNQVGGAAFGFILILILVAVRKPFYESKWVVYGLLGLTYGLLALCLTMPEVAATHRWIIVAGIRFQPSELAKLSLIIFLARVISSSRDRTNDLKVFLPAVFALGGAVLLILIEPDFGTALLTFLIGALLLHIGGLRWKNFFYLGLISIPVFAMFILVAQYRIVRVLEFFTKNKDLQRASYQVAQSKLAVGAGGLFGASFGEGTQKYFLPAPHTDFIFSVIAEELGLIGTLAILGLFAVIVWRGLTISMKATTYVSQLIAAGMTFLLAIQALVNVSVVLGLSPAKGVPLPLVSFGRSSLLCSLLAIGILLHISQRKGEVRGA